From Dermacentor albipictus isolate Rhodes 1998 colony unplaced genomic scaffold, USDA_Dalb.pri_finalv2 scaffold_17, whole genome shotgun sequence, one genomic window encodes:
- the LOC139052005 gene encoding uncharacterized protein: protein MTLEEGQAEKEAAPPRKTRAKRKPAAADDGGSPSEEAPVVKRPRGRTAKDPSKPTTGSRSVKPGTPKANATTASAKMPPRSLPGLPSDGTARVVTPTPAAATTMPGGEGAVADLDTRPAAAEVAASTEAVTEGRPAPARRAPTGESGDAAADATAP from the exons ATGACGCTCGAGGAGGGTCAAGCCGAGAAGGAAGCGGCCCCGCCCAGGAAGACCCgggcgaagcggaagccggctgctgccgacgacGGGGGCAGTCCATCCGAAGAGGCACCCGTCGTCAAGCGGCCGCGAGGAAGGACTGCCAAGGACCCGTCCAAACCAACGACGGGGTCCCGGTCTGTGAAACCAGGAACGCCGAAAGCCAACGCGACCACGGCTTCGGCCAAG ATGCCTCCTCGGTCGCTGCCAGGGCTACCAAGCGACGGCACCGCTCGCGTAGTCACTCCCACGCCAGCAGCAGCCACCACCATGCCAGGAGGGGAAGGAGCCGTGGCGGATCTCGACACTCGTCCCGCCGCGGCCGAGGTGGCCGCAAGCACAGAGGCAGTCACCGAGGGACGTCCCGCACCAGCTCGGAGAGCACCCACGGGAGAAAGCGGGGACGCCGCAGCCGACGCCACCGCTCCCTGA